The genome window atcttgctgttttattgatatcgAATGCGATTACAcgatctgacagcacttcggcagagtaccggaacaaaaCACCATCAACTATGTGTTTTGTGAACCTCTCATGTGGACCTATATATAGattttctggtccgctcatacgtacatgtacgtatgagcggtccaacaacatgacagaaaagcggtccaaacaatgaccaaataagcgatccagcctatcatgacacataagcggtcctagAACATGTAATCATAAGCGAACCCTATACAAAACACTATTTCTAGGTATCTGTGTCATTTCTGATCTGTTCAATCTTCAAGACTTGAtagaagacgtagtcagcagacgtaggtgcactaacaaaatctaacataaagtAACATAATCTACCTAATAAAAATGGTCTTATTGTTAAGCATGTGTTAATCTTTGTTGTTGATGAAGTTGTAAGCATGATAAACTTGCTAAATATTGTTAAAGTGTAGATCTAGCAAGTATATCAGTAGATCTAACAAAATACATAAATAAAAGTTGTGATGAACTtgaaaatggtttataaatagtATGCTAAAGGTTGTTAAAAGTTCTTTGGAATTTTTGAAGATTACAAAAGTTCATGTTCATAAACTTGGTTTTAAAAGTGTATGTAAAAGTCTAGTAACCACTTGGTCTTTATAATTTATGATCTTACAAAGTGGTTATTTGTATAGATCTAGACTTCTATACAAGTTCATGttcttgatttttgttaaaataTATTAAGTTTATGTTATTGTATTTTATAAGTGATTATGATGAGTTTGGAActtgattttgaagatgttgAAAACCATGGAAATATTCATAATTTAGGGGAAATTATGACAAAAAATATTTTATAGAAATATAAGTATGATTAAACAAGGATTTTACAAAGTAAAAATGGTTTAAATGCACTAAACATGTTTATACAAAGTTTTGGGTGAAAATGTAAGTTTAAGAAACTAGAGTTTTCATAAACTTAaaatggatatatatatatatatatatatatatgacaaaaTATATAGATTTAGCATAGTCACATAAAAATGTGCATATGTGTATATCTTATGTGTTGTGTGTATTGGTAGAagatataaaaaatttatatcaACTAAATACCAATAAAAATACACCTACAAAAATATGTAAGAAAAATGACATAGTATATATTTATATCTACATACACATATCTACAAAAATACATGGACAAAATACAAGGATATATATATAATGTACAATATAGCTTATCGTACGAGCGTACGATATTTGAAGTTCGCACGTTATAAACTTCATAACTAAAAACTCGCATGTTGAAAGATGAAAAAATAGCATGTTGTATAAATGAGAAAATAGCATGTTAACAAAAAAGTCGCATGTTGAAAGATGAAAAAATAGCATGTTGTAAAAATAACATGTTGTAAAAAATAGCATGTTATAAAAAAGTCACATGTTGAGAAAATAGcatgttataaaaaaaatcgcATGGTGAAAATGAAGTTCGCATGTTGTAACTCAATCTCATACGTTGCATACGTTAACACAAATTGTACGTTAAtcaacccctatatatatatatacacacacacacacacacacccataGCAATGATATTGGACAAGAATTGGACAAAGCGGACAagtataaacacacacacacatatatattgaACGGAAAAATATATTATATCGATGCTCGGTAAAAATGTATAACATATCGGACgagaacatatatatatatatatatatatatatctttaacaagtttaagaaatatatatattgcaAACCGatcttaaaaaaatattattttaagaaACAACAAAGATATATTTCACAAGGAATATAATTCCGGAAAACTGACAAAATACTAAGTGTGGGAATATCCTAATAAATACAtactgaagaaacactgaccttatGGGTAAGCTCTGGCTAGGACTTCAACTCTTTGGCGATCCGAACAGCTAACTGCAAAACCAAACACCGTTaagactcgttacaggaatggggttattcgtgtaaccaccctccggcgtgagaataagtctcggtttgggAGAAAGAAAGTATaaatgtagagagagagagtaaacgaGAGCAAGATGATTCGTACCTTtgatgtttacctctatttatagtttaccattagggtttcccctaacttaggatgggctccgataagttagggatttgcatgatcttcccaaaagtTTGGGGATTTTGTTACGTGGTTTGTCCATGGAAAATAGAACATTCTAGAAGAAACATGtgtaattaaatatttataataaaataataggtgatgaccgggtcgggttagccgatccgggtcatacctcgtcatgtccccccagtccgaagttatgaaatgaaattcatAAAATCGGACTAAAAAGGAAAAAAAGTCAAAATTCCCCCTTTGAGTGTAAGTTTCTCGAGTGGGGTACCGTTGCGTTTTTTGAAAAATGGTGGCGATGGGAAAGGATGTGACAGTTAAGTCATCATTAGGATGACAGTTGTACCTCCTCTGTCTTGACACGCGTTCCCATCCGTTTACCTTTTTGAATTCGAAAGGTTGCAATCCCTTATAAATAGGTTTCCCGTTTAGGGTTTGGGATTTCATTTCCATCTTTGTTCACAAccactttcttcttcaacttCCTGATTTCGAAATGGCCTCCAAAACTGTCGAGTCTTCTTCCTCTGCCCAAGCAGGTTCTGATGCCCTATATGTCAAATGGGAGCTTGTATCTTTCAACAACCTTGTTCAATAGTACGGTATTAGGCAGAGTGGAATCCGGTGCTGCCGTCAAAGACAGACACGGCATTTCCGTTGAAAAAGGGTAAAATCACTCTGTTTAGTTATTTTTTCAAATTCTGCAACTTCCGGTTGCCGATCACCAAGTTTTGTAAGTCTGTTCTTGACCATTATCCCATTCACATCTCCTAACTGAATCCGTTAGGGTTGGTCAAAGTTTGACAGTTTGAATTTGCTTGTACAGCCCTGGGTCACATCCCTGAACTTACCATTTTTAGGGCTTTTTCGTTCTCGTTTGGAAATCACCCTTTTTCACCTTTGATAGGCGGGACATCGATGTGTCCTGCTTGAGGGACATTCCTGCCAGTTCCAGGGATAAGGACTGGAAGAAGAAGTTCTTCTATATTGATGTCGGTGTTATCCCTGGAGAAATGCAGTGGAGGGAGATGGGACCCAAGGACAAGGTTAAATTCGATGGTCCCCCAAAAGATGCATATACTGCAAACGCTCTGTTTAAGAGATTGTGTCAATGTCCTTCCGAGTGCACAGTGATCCTAGAGGGAGCCTTGGTGATGGCGGGAATGAGCCTGCTATGGCGTGATATCAGGTTGTATCCTTCCTTCCAAAGGGATGATGAAGGTATGTGGCCCTTTGCCTTGAATTTACTTCTGCTAATTGTATTTTGCATTAATGTGTGTAAATGTCACAGGTAAGTGGAGTTTGTTTGACTTTGTTGATCCTCCGCGGAATGCTTCCAAAGGGATGATGAAGGTATGTGGCCCTTTTCCTTGAGTTTATTTGCATTAATGAGGGCCGCGGACCGCGTGATTGGGGAGCAAAAACCTGATGTACTAAAGATCCACCTTGAGCAGTTTTTGCTACCTGTTGTGCCGGCGGATCCGTCTGCTTATATTTCTCGGCCTCCCCCCAGCGGGGGAAGTGGTGTTTCTGCTGCAGAGGCGAAAAAACCAATCCGGGTGAAAGTCACGGGAGGAAGTACATGGCCGCGGGGGCCGCTACTTCCGCTTTTGCGGTTGTCGTTTCTGTGCCCGCTGGGGGTGTCGCCGTTACATCCGCTGCTGCTGAGTTGGTGAGTCCAACTCAAGCGTTGAAAAAACGCAAAGTTATTCCTCCCCTGACTGCTTTTCAAGCTATCTAAACCGCCTATGCCTTGCCCACTGGTGAGTAACTTTGTTCGTGGGTGGAAGTGTGGACTTTGTATTCTATGTTGCTGAACATCTGATTTTACACAGGTTCTATTGCTGAGGTTCAAGTTGAGGGTGTGTCCTCTGCCCCCTTGACGTCTGTGGATGTTGTGCCTTCCGCTACAAGCGGACCAAGCCTTTCAGAGCTTATATCACAGGCGAGTGCCGTCGCTGTTAGTTCCTCAATGCCGCCTCCTGTGTTCACAACTGCTGTAGCTGTGACAACCAGTCCAGTTTCTACACCGCTATCTTTCAATGTTATACCCACGTCCTTGTTCGACTCTCCCATTGGTGTTTTTTCTGCATCTGAAAAGGAGATGCCTGCAGCGTCCGCTGCTCACGAGGCAACCAGTGCCAGAGATACCGCCGTGAGCAATGCTGGGGGATCTAGCAGTGGAATTATGGATGATGGGACCCGTTTGGGCGATGATCTTTATCTGCCCACCATTAATTGGGATCCCAATGTGCAGGACAAGCTATCAGCCCAAGTGGAAAATAGCGGAGTCGTTAAGATTGATCTTTCCTCCCGTGGTACATCACTGGGTTGAGCGGGCATATCCCCCAACTGAGTCAGCTTATGTTGAGGGGTTAAACAATGAGAACTTGATGAACGCCACTATGGTGGATTCCGTTAGTCAGCCCCGGAGGCTAGCAGAAATCTGATGTCGGTGGATGCATGATAACAATGAGCTCCACCAAGCGCGGGCTGCTATTCAGGAGTTGAAGGACGAAAAGTACCGCTTGGAAAGTCAACTCCAAGCTGCTGGTCTGAGGGAGAGCAGGTTTGTTTCTGAGAAAAACAAGGTAGAGGATGACTTAAAGCGTGTGACTGCCGACCTCGCCGAGGAGAGGATATTGTGGGCCCGTGACATAGCGGAAAAAGACCGAGTCCTTGCCCATGCTAGGAATGTTCAGGAGGAGCTGGAATGTAAAGCTGTCACTGAAGCTCAAAAGGTGAGATCTGAGCTGTCTGCTAAGATGGAAAAGTTCCgtattgacactgattttgtGTCTCAGGTGCAGGAGTGATATTAGGCTCTGACTGTTGAGTTAGAAGTGTCCAACGCCAAGGCTCAAGCCAAACAGGTTGAGTTGGAGGAGCGGGAGGATCAGCTTAGGAAACTTCAGCAACGGTGTGACTCCCTTGTCTCCGAGAAGAATAAACTTGCTGAGTCTTCCGCCACCCACCAGGCACGCCTTAAAGAGGCCGAAAGTGCAGTGGAGCAATCAAACGCCGAGGTGGATAGCCTGACCAGCCAGCTGGCTGGATTATGAGGTGATAGGAATTGGTTGATAACCAATGGCCTGGTTGGGGCGTTTTTGTACCTACGCCAATCAGAGTCTTTTACGACTTTGTTGGACCACCTTTCTGCGGCTGCTTATCAATCGGGTCACCATGATGGCGTTTACCATGGTTACTTTGAATGTCAACGGTCAGATAAAATTACTTCCTCGTTTCACGCAAACAGAGGCAAACTACAGGGAGATATGGCGGATGCTCTTGAGGCGGCTTGTAATGATCCGCTGCCCGCATATGCAGATCTGATGGACAAAGTGACCGAAGACGGCGTGGACTCCTTACGCCTAATGTTGGACCTAGCGGAGGAGCCTGAAGAGGAATGAGTGTTTTACTTTGTTTGTTATGTACACTATTCCTTAGATATTTTGTGTAAACACTGTTTTGTTTGGGCTACGTGCACATACTTGATTTTCCGTAAGACCTTTAATGTTATTATCATGATGAATGACGCCGTCGTTTGCCTTAGTGTGGCGATTTGACGTGCAATGAtgactttttattaattttgCTATCGTCATCACTGTCAGGCCCCTAAGACTTGTATAAATTAAGTCATGTTTTTCCCAAATTTGGTAATTGGAAAAATGAGGTGAAAGTGCCATAAACAGAAAATTTTCCATGTTATCCATCATTTGGATGCAGTTGATGCTCTGGTTCATCTTCGAGTTCCGCTGACAGAAGAGATGATTAGTGGTAGGGAGGTAAACTACGGTGATACTGTGCCCCGGGTAAGCCGGTCGTGCAAAAGTTTCGAAGATGGGGGCCATTTGAAAGCTGATACGGGTGTGATTTCTGTATCAGCTGACACCCTGTTGCAAGCTTTTCCCTCCGAGCATGTTCAACGCTGTAGGATGGTGTATGAACGACGCCGTAATGGCCGCCGATGTGTAGGCCTGGTTGTTGATCAGAGTGTTTTAGCTTTTCCAGTAGATGAAGTGGATGTCAACGACCTGATCGTCGATCCTCATCCTCTGGAAGATTACGGTGAAGCATTGTACACCCCTGCAGAGGTGAGGGCAATGCTTTCCGATAATTAGATATTTAGAACATGTTCGTTTTTTGGTTCCCATATGTTGGTGTTTAGCaacagggacaagtacttggtttttgTAAGATAGTTGTATGTATTTATTACCAAAATACCTATCTTTTTTGTAGTGGTTAatgtatctattaccaagatacccactCTTAGCACTGTATAGTTTTGATCCTCTGACTTATATATGAAAAGTATTTCGTGTCAAGGATGCTTTTTTACCGTTATGTGCGGTTTAAATGCGATGGTAGTTTTTTCTATCGTAAAGTGCAGTATGAATGCGATGGTAGTTAATATTGTGCATGTAAGTAATGAGGGAAGATAAAAAAGAAAGAACTTTTATTAACTCAATATTTAAAGAAAAAAGAGACATCGTTAGAGATGAATTACACTTGTTCGTAAAAGAAAAAGTAACCAAACCCGTCGTTAGGGGCGGGGATCTATATGTAACATTTCCTCAGCTGAGCGGCGTTCCAGCTACGTGGAACCGCGGTGCCATCGAGCCGGGATAGGCGGTAAGCCCCTTTGCCTAAGTCTTCTTGGAGGATGTTGGGACCTTCCCAGTTGGGTCCCAGTCTGCCTGAGGGCTCCGCTCTACTGGCCTCATTGTCTCGCATGACGTACTCGCCTTCCTTGAAAGTTTGCTGAGCCACGCGTTGGTTATAGTATTTCTCTTGAGTTTTCTTGTATTTTTCCTCGCTGATGGCGGCTGCCTCGCACCGTTCTTCCAGGAGGTCCAGGCCTTCCCGCAGGagcctgtcattgtcatcattAGTAGTGAGGCGTCTCAGCGATAGTAATCCAACTTCCGCGGGCATCATTGCCTCTGCGCCGTAGGTTAGGCTGAAGGGGGTTTCATTGTTACTTGTCTTGGGCATTGATCGATGTGCCCAGAGGACATTTGGCAACTCTTCTACCCAAGAACTTCCCTCATAGCCCAACCTTCTTTTAATTCCATCAAGCAAACTCCTATTTGCCCGCTCCACTTGGCCGTTTCCCTGGGGATGTGCTACCGATGTAAAGATTTGTTGAATCTGAAGCTCTCCACACCAATCTTGTAAGACCCTGTCTGTGAATTGCGTTCCATTGTCGCTCACCAGGTATAACGGCAGTCCAAATCGGCATACTATGTGTTCCCACAGGAATTTCTTGGCGTTTTCAGCAGTTATTTTAGCCAAGGGTTTGGCTTCAACCCACTTAGGGAAATAGTCGATTGCCACAATTAGGTACTTTAGCTTCCTGGGGGCCAGCGGGAATGGCCCCACGATATCGACTGCCCAATTTTGAAAGGGCCAGGCCGCCGTTAAAGGAATTAAATTGTTCTTGGGTCAGAGCGTTTGAGGAGCAAATTTTTGACAACTGCGGCACTTTCTGAGTTCATCTGCCGCGTCTTCATGCATCCCGGGCCAATAGTACCCGGCGTTGTGGATTTTGGCGACAACTGCCCGAGGTCCAGCGTGAATGCCGCATATACCAGCGTTTATTTCTTGGATTAGGTATTTTGCTTCCGCTGGGGATACACACCGCAGGAGTGGTCCCATGTACAATTTCCTGTATAGCACGCCATTGTTCACCTCATACTGCAAAGCTTTGGTTTGTATCTTCTGAGCTTCGCCTCGAGTGGGGGGTAATTCCCCCTTTGTGAGGAACTTTAGAATTGGAGTGTACCAACAGGGTTTTTCCGCCGTGATGGCGGACAATTCCCGGGGTTCTATGGAAGGTGCTTGTAATGTTTCTACCTTTACTTCCTTTTCCATACCCGAGGTAGCGAGCCTGCTCAAGGCGTCAGCTATTTGGTTTTTTCCCCGATGGACATGATTAAGTGTGACGCTGTCGAAGGAAGCTATGAGCTCCTTGGTCTTAGCCAAATATTTTGCCATCGTTTCATCCTTGGCTTCATAGGTTTCGTTCACCTGGTTATTGACTAGCAGAGAGTCAACGTATGCATCGACCCTTATTGCTCCCATAGACTGGGTCATTCTCAAGCCCGCGAGTAGCGCTTCATACTCCGCTTCGTTGTTGGAACATTCGAAGTCAAACCGCATGACGTACATTAACCTTATTTCATCTGGGCTTATCAGCATGAGGCCCGCCCCGGATCCTTTTCCTCTGGAAGATCCGTCAGTGTATAACttctgttaggggaggatttcctaATGACTTATGATCCTCAAGTgttatcctgtttggtgatccttacttctgtgacagatggtgatcctcagaagtgcttcaggatcaggatcatggatcatcctaaggatccttatactaacgattgttcactttgaattcggtattgttttgcgggagtaccggcttggacttggtcatggcgatattcctggagcatattcccttcaattctgcacgtgcttgaccattgtgaacgttgtggagaacgtggggagaaggcacgaaatgcggatagttagttaggctagatattttctatttttaaaggggatagcgagttatttttagaacacttggttattttttggctacacacactcgtacaactgcacgtATCAGCTtacagcaaaacacttagcaattttcatacatttctacacgatacactatagtgatccttgtacctagctcgctatcatccgaagttgtaaaagaattattgtttaatttgagttggtgatcggtagtttccatcacccgaggttttttatgccggagatcattcattgataaagggctttttcctcgtataaatctttgtgtcacttgtgcaattcatttctgagtgatcctcattgttgtttaccaattcaagcatcataccccgtaacagagagtttggttgcattatccttgtctgatttttaaccaaaacagtttggcgcccaccgtggggtgATTGGTGCTTCATTCCCAAGAGATTCTCATTTTCGTGATCACTTTGGTTCATTGCATTCAAGCACATGGCTTCATCGTCAAAGAACACTTCCactgcgatgtctgcagtcaattcatctcagggcattccacctttgcctccaccaccttctggacctcagaaaaatgccgagaagaaaccaactcctattttctcaaaacctc of Helianthus annuus cultivar XRQ/B chromosome 1, HanXRQr2.0-SUNRISE, whole genome shotgun sequence contains these proteins:
- the LOC110929332 gene encoding protein NYNRIN-like, coding for MRFDFECSNNEAEYEALLAGLRMTQSMGAIRVDAYVDSLLVNNQVNETYEAKDETMAKYLAKTKELIASFDSVTLNHVHRGKNQIADALSRLATSGMEKEVKVETLQAPSIEPRELSAITAEKPCWYTPILKFLTKGELPPTRGEAQKIQTKALQYEVNNGVLYRKLYMGPLLRCVSPAEAKYLIQEINAGICGIHAGPRAVVAKIHNAGYYWPGMHEDAADELRKCRIDIVGPFPLAPRKLKYLIVAIDYFPKWVEAKPLAKITAENAKKFLWEHIVCRFGLPLYLVSDNGTQFTDRVLQDWCGELQIQQIFTSVAHPQGNGQVERANRSLLDGIKRRLGYEGSSWVEELPNVLWAHRSMPKTSNNETPFSLTYGAEAMMPAEVGLLSLRRLTTNDDNDRLLREGLDLLEERCEAAAISEEKYKKTQEKYYNQRVAQQTFKEGEYVMRDNEASRAEPSGRLGPNWEGPNILQEDLGKGAYRLSRLDGTAVPRSWNAAQLRKCYI